The Halostagnicola kamekurae sequence CTCGAGGCGCGGGACTCACCCTATCGGACGGCGTCGAAGTGACGGTCAGTCCGGCCGAAGAATCCGTCGTCGTCCTCGACGGTCGGGAGATCGACGTCGAACCCGTCACGAGAGTGCTCGAGTCCCTCGAGGTGTCCGCTCGCGTCGAGGCTCGAGCCGAGATACCCCTCGGTGCCGGGTTCGGCGTCTCGGGCGCGATGGCGCTCGGAACGGCGCTCGCGGCCAATCAGGTCTTCGACCGTCGGCGCTCGCGAAACGAACTGGTGACGATCGCCCACGTCGCGGAAGTGCGAGCCGGAACCGGCCTCGGCGACGTCGTCGCGCAGGCTCGCGGTGGCGTTCCGATCCGTCTCGAGCCGGGCGGCCCGGCGGCGAACGAACTGGACGGGATTCCGGCGCGATCCCGCGTCGAGTACGTCTCGTTCGGACAACTCTCGACTGCCGAGGTGCTGTCGGGCGATACGGAGGTGCTGTCGGCCGCGGGCGAGCGGGCGCTCTCGCGCGTCGTCGACGAGCCGACCCTCGAGACGTTCGTCGAGGCCTCGAGCGGCTTCGCTCGCGAGGCGGAGTTGCTCACGCCGACCGTTCGCGACGCGCTCGATGAGGTCGCCGAGGTCGACGGGCGGGCGTCGATGGCGATGCTTGGCGACACGGTGTTCGCGCTCGGAACCGGGCTCTCGGACGCCGGCTACGAACCCGATTCGTGCGAAACGTATCCGGCGGGTGCGGTCCTCAGATAACGCCGTCGCTTCTCGCAGTGATCTCGCCACCGGCGAGCCAAAGCTGTTAGTCAGGGAGACGAACGCCTCGAGAATCGGTCGGCTTTTTATCGGAGAACGCGAGCGACGAGTCGTGAGCGATCACGAGACCGTCCCCGCCGAGGTCGACCACGAGGAGGAGATTCCCGAGGATCACCCGAGATATCAGGACCTGCTCACGCGCCACCGGATCGAGGCCGGCGTGGAGAAGGGGATCACGCATCTACAGGGAATGCACGCTGAAGGCCGCGGGAGCGCCTTCGATTACCTCCTCGGCGAGGAGACGATTCCGAGCGCCGCGGCCGCCGAGCGCGCGGCCGCCGCACGACTGTTGCTCGCGGACGAGCCGGTTCTCTCGATCAACGGGAACGTCGCCGCCCTGGTTCCCGGAGAGATGGTCCAACTCGCCGCCGCCGTCGACGCCGACCTCGAGGTCAACCTGTTCAATCGCACGCCCGAGCGGATCGACGCTATCGTCGACCATCTCGCCGAGCACGGGGCCGAGGACGTAAAGGGGATCGAGGCGGACGCACGCATTCCGAACTTGGACCACAAGCGCGCGAAGGTCGACTCGGACGGCATTTACGCGGCTGACGTCGTCGTGGTTCCCCTCGAGGACGGCGACCGAGCCGAAGCGCTCGAGGCCATGGGCAAAACTGAAATCGTCATCGACCTCAACCCGCTCTCGCGGTCACCGCAGGTCGCCGAAATTCCGATCGTCGACAACATCATTCGCGCCGTGCCGAATATGACCGAGCACGCACGGGAGCTCGAGGGTGAGACGGAGTCGACCCTTCAAGCGATCGTCGAGGAGTTCGATCGGGACGAAGCGCTCGAGGCGGCCGAACAGCGGATTCGATCCGGGCGGCTTTGAGGCAGCGCATCTCCCTCAGTTCGAACGGACGACGGCGCAGTTCGAGAGAACGACCGCTCAGTTCGAGAGGACGACCTCGCGAATGTCGTCGACGCTCGCGCGCCGAACGACCGCGCGGACTGGGTCTCTGGCGCCGCCGAGGTTTCTCGAGTCGCCGTCGAAGACGATGAACTTCCCCTTCTTGCCGGGCTCGAGCACGCCGTACTCGAGATCGGCTATTTCAGCGCCGTTGACCGTGGCCATTCGGAGAATCTCCTCGGCAGGGACGTCGGTGAGCTTCGAGAGCATCGCCATCTCCCGGAACATCGACGGCGAGTTGAGCATCACATTGTCGGTCCCGAGCGCGACGGTCGTGCGCTCGAGGAGGTCCGAGACGGGCGGCAGGCCGACGCCCGTGACGAGATTCGAGCGGGGGCAGATGGCGATCGGCACCTCGCTGTCTTCGATCCGCTCTAGGTGAAGCGGTTGCGGATGGACGACGTGGACGAGAAAGTCCGGATCGAGATCGAGCGCCGGGTTGATGTCGCTCTCGTCGACCTCGCCGGCGTGGATGCCGAAGGGCTTGCCCGCGTTTCGGGTCGCCCTGCGCTCGCGGTCGAAGACGTCGTCGTTCGCGCCGCTGGCCCCGAACCCGTCGCCCGCCTCCATCGCCTCGATCGAGCCGCGAGCCATCGCTAGCGCCTCGATGTCCTTCTCGGCGGCGGCCTCGCGGAACATTTCGACGCCCTCGACGTCTCCCTCGCGGAAGTCGAGGCAGGCGGCCGTGCCCGCACGTTCCATGTACTGGAGCGACTGGCTCATCGCAGAGACGAGTTCGTTTCGCGACGCCTCGCGCAACAGGCGGTGTTTCAGCCCGTCCGGAGGCGCGACGAGTTCCTCGAGCGAGAGGCCGCCGCCGGCCTCCTTGGCGATCGAGTCACCGATGTGGGTGTGTGCGTTGATGAACGCGGGGACGATGACGTCGTCGCTCTCGACGCGTTCTTCTTCGATTCGGTCGATACGGCCGTCGCTGCCGACGACGAGTCGTCCTTCGACGGGTTCGAACTCCCTCCCCCGAAGAATCGTGCCCGTACGTTCCATAGGTCCCCTTTCGCTGTCATCCCCTTGAACCGTTCGCTGGTGGTCGGGCGAGACCCGTTGTCGGAAATCCGACAATGGGAGAGCTGGAACGGACATCTTTTGGCCACCGAACCGCTACGAATCGATATGAACAGACGGGCCGTGCTCGCCGGATCCGTTGCGATTTCGCTCGCCGGCTGCCTGAACAGGGGGCGAGGTCGCGGGAATCAGGGCTCGGATCGGATCAGGGAGACCGGCGATATCGAACTGCTTATCGACGGCTCCGAGTTCGACCTCTCGCAGGACAAGTTCCAGTCCGAGAACGTCGACGACGAGTCGCTCTCCTTTCACCTCCACGAGGGCGACGACGACTGGTATATGGAAGGGAAGAGCCGCGTGACCATCGCGGAGGGCCTCGACTTGCTCCCGGCGTTCGAGTACACACAGGAGAACGGAACGCGTCGGCTCACGATCGACGGCACGACGTACGACGAGAGCGAGGACGGAACCGAAATCTCGAGTTTCGTCGACGGCGAGGAGGTCGACCCAGCCGAATACACGCTGGCCGACGGCGACGACCTGCGGATCGAGATCACCACCGACGAATCCTAGGCGCTCGAGTCGCCGCCGAACTGATCCAGTGTCGTGTACAACCCGTCCCGAACGTCGCTGACCAGCGGCCCGTCGATGTCCAGTCCGAGAACGTCGAGGGCCGCACGACCGACCCGCACGCTCGAGTCTGCAGGCGAGTAGACGCCGAGTCGCCACTGTGAGTACTGGGCCCCGCGCAAGGCGTCGACGAGCGGTGACTGCTGGCCAAGCGACCGTACCTCGCCGTTTACCATCACTCGAGACGTCGACTCCGTCATCGACGGTCGGCCCGGAACGTCCAGGATCACCGCGTCCGCGTCGACGCCGGCCTCGGCGGCGATCTCGCGTTCGAACTCGCGAATCGTCTCGTGGTCGGCCTCGATGATCCCGCCGGGCACGTCGTCGATTTCCGCCCAGACGGCGCGCTTGTAGAGGTCACGGTGATCGAGCCTACGGGCGTACGCCGCCGTCTCGGGACTCGAGCGCAACGCGGCGATCAGATCGTAGTCGTCCATGCGCTGGAGCGTCGCCGCGTCGGTCTCGGTCCGCTCTATGAGCCGCTCGCCCGCTCGTCTGAGCATCGCCTTGCTGATCCGAGCGACGCTGTGACTGTAGACGGTCGGGTTCATGAGCGCCCGCGCGACGAGGAGGCTCTCTGCGGTCTGGACGTTCCCCTCGGCGAGGACGAGTTCGCCGTCGACGAAGGAGAGTTCGCGAACGAGGCGTCCGTGGTCGATGGTTCCGTACGGGACGCCGGTGTGGTGGGCGTCTCGGACGAGGTAGTCCATCCGATCCACGTCGAGTTCGCCCGATATCAGCTGGCCGAATCGTCCGTCGCCGGCGACGAGATCCGCGACCGACGCCGGGTCGAGGTCGTGCGCTCGAAGGACGTCCCCGACCGCGCCGTCGGCCAGCAGGTCGTGGACGTCGTCGTGGTATCGGCCCGTCCGGCGGTGGGTCACCGACTCGAGGTTGTGACTGAACGGACCGTGTCCCACGTCGTGCAAGAGCGCGGCGGCCTGGACGCGCTTGGCCAGTGGCCCGTCCACGCCGAGTTGCTCGAGTGCCTGACACGCGAGGTGATAGACGCCGAGGCTGTGCTCGAATCGGGTGTGGTTCGCCGATGGATAGACCAGCGACACGGTTCCGAGTTGTCTGATCCGTCGGAGCCGTTGCATCTGGGGCGTGTCGATCAGCTCTCGAGCGACGCC is a genomic window containing:
- a CDS encoding pantoate kinase — translated: MREEATAFVPGHITGFFSAHPNEDPAKAGSRGAGLTLSDGVEVTVSPAEESVVVLDGREIDVEPVTRVLESLEVSARVEARAEIPLGAGFGVSGAMALGTALAANQVFDRRRSRNELVTIAHVAEVRAGTGLGDVVAQARGGVPIRLEPGGPAANELDGIPARSRVEYVSFGQLSTAEVLSGDTEVLSAAGERALSRVVDEPTLETFVEASSGFAREAELLTPTVRDALDEVAEVDGRASMAMLGDTVFALGTGLSDAGYEPDSCETYPAGAVLR
- a CDS encoding amidohydrolase family protein; this encodes MERTGTILRGREFEPVEGRLVVGSDGRIDRIEEERVESDDVIVPAFINAHTHIGDSIAKEAGGGLSLEELVAPPDGLKHRLLREASRNELVSAMSQSLQYMERAGTAACLDFREGDVEGVEMFREAAAEKDIEALAMARGSIEAMEAGDGFGASGANDDVFDRERRATRNAGKPFGIHAGEVDESDINPALDLDPDFLVHVVHPQPLHLERIEDSEVPIAICPRSNLVTGVGLPPVSDLLERTTVALGTDNVMLNSPSMFREMAMLSKLTDVPAEEILRMATVNGAEIADLEYGVLEPGKKGKFIVFDGDSRNLGGARDPVRAVVRRASVDDIREVVLSN
- a CDS encoding HD domain-containing protein — translated: MKVIKDSVHDHIQIEGVARELIDTPQMQRLRRIRQLGTVSLVYPSANHTRFEHSLGVYHLACQALEQLGVDGPLAKRVQAAALLHDVGHGPFSHNLESVTHRRTGRYHDDVHDLLADGAVGDVLRAHDLDPASVADLVAGDGRFGQLISGELDVDRMDYLVRDAHHTGVPYGTIDHGRLVRELSFVDGELVLAEGNVQTAESLLVARALMNPTVYSHSVARISKAMLRRAGERLIERTETDAATLQRMDDYDLIAALRSSPETAAYARRLDHRDLYKRAVWAEIDDVPGGIIEADHETIREFEREIAAEAGVDADAVILDVPGRPSMTESTSRVMVNGEVRSLGQQSPLVDALRGAQYSQWRLGVYSPADSSVRVGRAALDVLGLDIDGPLVSDVRDGLYTTLDQFGGDSSA
- a CDS encoding 4-phosphopantoate--beta-alanine ligase; amino-acid sequence: MSDHETVPAEVDHEEEIPEDHPRYQDLLTRHRIEAGVEKGITHLQGMHAEGRGSAFDYLLGEETIPSAAAAERAAAARLLLADEPVLSINGNVAALVPGEMVQLAAAVDADLEVNLFNRTPERIDAIVDHLAEHGAEDVKGIEADARIPNLDHKRAKVDSDGIYAADVVVVPLEDGDRAEALEAMGKTEIVIDLNPLSRSPQVAEIPIVDNIIRAVPNMTEHARELEGETESTLQAIVEEFDRDEALEAAEQRIRSGRL